One genomic segment of Primulina tabacum isolate GXHZ01 chromosome 9, ASM2559414v2, whole genome shotgun sequence includes these proteins:
- the LOC142556347 gene encoding LOW QUALITY PROTEIN: protein-tyrosine-phosphatase MKP1-like (The sequence of the model RefSeq protein was modified relative to this genomic sequence to represent the inferred CDS: inserted 1 base in 1 codon), whose product MDEEKEQSPGGSWKTYSRSVSWTERPPRKSNSKPQWNSKARACLPPLQPLSIIRPSLEEWPKAGSDDLGIWPNPPTPGVRPGSATPRENSASDKHPREFDFRKDKLAFFEKECSRILDHIYLGSDAVAKNREILCQNGITHVLNCVGFVCPEYFKNELVYKTLWLHDCPSEDITSILYDVFDYFEDVREQGKRVLVHCCQGVSRSNSLVIAYLMWKEGMSFDDAFQHVKAARGVTNPNVGFACQLLQCQKRVHALPASPTSVLRMYLMAPHSPYDPLHLVPKMLCEPSEQKLDSRGAFIIHIPCALXVWTGKHCSPVMSDNAMAAASQVIRYERAQGPVITLKEGEETFEFWDALGYCSVKSEKESMPVESDMVPATAHPPVGQRKLPEYDLDFEIFDRALSGGVLPPCPLLEAGSETHLPARENGWNRLRRKFASGVVKEFITSSKINSTGFPEHNLDFEISHRALPIEVAPSYPLMEAGSETCLPARGNGWNRLRRNLASGILKKYITTSKVNHSASQVSNGLYSIDTCEEVEDFVSASDASVCSNSQCDSPDSFVSYVTSSPGWSKSNLKEVGFPAPLSEIALSRSPSFNLVDSFSSFLVSKSKSSSPSPALSPATSDYSSSFTFSPSSSNWSDLTFVSAQPSPNGLESRDADPGRRGPVEESVSVGKSVCSIYNVALSPPEEEISPSRVPKVSGPCSSCGETFPSLSEHMGSHFPSRMILPSSAEVSHNTENLTSYMGNDVVKDVECNSFNSDVSSKRDRKKPISDANGCVPYDEF is encoded by the exons GGATGAAGAGAAGGAGCAATCACCAGGTGGAAGTTGGAAGACATACTCAAGGTCGGTTTCATGGACTGAACGTCCACCAAGAAAGTCTAATTCTAAACCACAATGGAACAGCAAAGCGCGAGCTTGTTTGCCGCCTCTTCAACCTCTTTCGATCATCAGACCGAGTTTGGAAGAATGGCCAAAAGCTGGGTCAGATGATCTTGGTATATGGCCAAATCCTCCAACCCCCGGTGTAAGGCCTGGGTCTGCAACACCCCGTGAAAATTCAGCCTCAGATAAACATCcccgagaatttgattttaGAAAAGACAAGCTTGCCTTTTTTGAGAAGGAGTGCTCAAGGATTTTAGATCATATATATTTGGGTAGTGATGCTGTTGCAAAGAATCGTGAAATCCTCTGCCAGAATGGGATCACTCATGTGCTGAACTGTGTGGGGTTTGTTTGCCCAGAATATTTTAAGAATGAACTTGTGTACAAAACACTTTGGCTGCATGACTGCCCGTCCGAGGATATAACAAGTATTCTCTACGATGTGTTTGATTATTTTGAAGATGTTCGGGAACAAGGCAAGCGCGTTCTTGTACACTGCTGTCAAGGTGTGTCGCGATCAAACTCATTGGTCATTGCATATCTTATGTGGAAAGAGGGGATGAGCTTTGATGATGCATTTCAGCATGTGAAGGCAGCCAGAGGAGTGACTAACCCAAATGTTGGATTTGCTTGCCAACTGTTGCAGTGCCAAAAACGAGTGCATGCTCTTCCTGCAAGCCCTACTTCTGTTCTTAGGATGTACCTTATGGCACCTCACTCACCATATGATCCCCTGCATCTTGTACCAAAAATGTTGTGTGAACCCAGTGAACAAAAACTTGACTCTCGAGGTGCTTTCATTATTcacattccttgtgctt ttGTATGGACCGGGAAGCATTGCTCCCCTGTGATGTCAGATAATGCCATGGCAGCTGCCTCTCAAGTAATTCGTTATGAAAGGGCCCAAGGTCCAGTTATTACTCTCAAAGAAGGTGAAGAGACATTTGAATTTTGGGATGCTCTTGGCTATTGCTCTGTAAAATCCGAGAAAGAAAGCATGCCTGTGGAATCTGATATGGTGCCCGCTACAGCCCATCCACCTGTCGGGCAAAGGAAACTCCCGGAGTACGATTTAGATTTCGAAATATTCGACAGAGCACTTTCTGGTGGGGTATTACCACCATGTCCGTTATTGGAAGCAGGATCCGAGACGCATCTTCCTGCTAGAGAGAATGGCTGGAACAGATTGAGGAGAAAGTTTGCCAGTGGTGTTGTGAAAGAATTTATTACCTCGTCTAAAATCAACTCTACTGGCTTTCCAGAGCATAATTTAGATTTTGAAATATCTCACAGAGCACTTCCTATTGAGGTTGCACCATCATATCCATTAATGGAAGCAGGATCCGAAACATGTCTTCCAGCGAGAGGGAATGGTTGGAACAGATTGAGGAGAAACCTTGCGAGTggtattttgaaaaaatatattaccACTTCTAAAGTCAACCATAGTGCCTCACAAGTAAGTAATGGACTCTATTCAATTGATACCTGTGAAGAAGTTGAAGATTTTGTATCGGCTTCTGATGCTTCAGTATGTTCCAATAGTCAGTGTGATTCACCTGATTCATTTGTTTCGTATGTAACCAGCAGCCCTGGTTGGTCCAAAAGTAACTTAAAAGAAGTGGGATTTCCAGCTCCTCTTTCTGAGATTGCATTGTCTCGATCACCATCATTCAATTTGGTGGATTCTTTTTCGTCTTTTCTGGTTAGTAAATCAAAGTCCAGTTCACCATCACCGGCACTTTCACCAGCTACCTCTGATTATTCAAGTTCATTTACCTTCTCCCCGTCATCATCCAACTGGTCTGACTTAACGTTTGTGTCAGCTCAGCCATCTCCTAATGGACTCGAATCCAGAGATGCTGATCCTGGTAGGCGTGGTCCTGTAGAGGAATCTGTTTCTGTAGGTAAAAGTGTGTGTTCAATTTATAATGTAGCTCTCTCTCCACCAGAAGAGGAAATTTCTCCCAGTCGTGTTCCAAAAGTATCAGGTCCATGTTCATCCTGTGGAGAGACTTTTCCCTCCCTTTCAGAGCATATGGGCAGCCATTTTCCTTCTAGAATGATCCTCCCCTCCTCTGCAGAAGTGTCTCATAATACAGAAAACTTGACAAGCTACATGGGAAATGATGTAGTGAAAGATGTTGAATGCAACAGCTTTAATAGTGATGTTTCTTCCAAGAGGGATAGGAAAAAGCCAATTTCAGATGCAAATGGTTGTGTTCCTTATGATGAGTTTTAA